The Bifidobacterium sp. WK012_4_13 genome contains the following window.
ATCATGGAATCGGCGTCCTGCAGCTTCGCCTCATCGACGCGCTGATGGAAGGCATTGATCGATTCAAGGTCCTGGTATTGATCGAGCTTGGTGAAGCCGGCATTGGTCATGCCGATTTCCTCGCCCTGATAGACATATGGAGTGCCACGATGCATATGCAGCAGCAGTCCAAGAGCCTTGGCTGACTTGACGCGCAACTGAGGCGTGGAGGTGTCTCCCCATCTGGACAGTGCACGAGGTTGATCGTGATTGTTGAAGTATAGGCTTGCCCAACCTTTGCTGTGGACTGCCTCCTGCTGCTCGATCATAGCCCGCTTGAGCCTTGGAAGTTCCAGCTTGGTCATGCCCCACTTCGAGCCATCCTGATCGACACCGACATGGTCGAAGAGGAAGATCATATCCAATTCCCTGTTGGCCGGATCGGTGATGGACTCGTTGCGCTTCGATGAAATGCCCTGGCCCTCGCCAACGGTGAGATACCCGGTTCTTCCCTCGAAGACTTCATGACGCATTTCCTTCAGGAATTCATCCAGTCGCGGACCGTCCATGCTGAACGGCCATGGGCTGGAATAGCCTTCCTCACCGACAGGAAGGTCTTGAATCGCACCATGGCTCTCTCCTGGTAGATGGCCTTCGTCATCGATGCGCTTGGATATCAAGGTAATGACATCCATGCGGAAACCGTCGATGCCCCGATCGAGCCACCAGTTCATCATGTCGTAGACAGCGTGGCGAACCTTGGGGTTCTCCCAGTTCAGATCAGGCTGTTTCTTCGAGAAGGTGTGGAGATAATATTCTCCACGCTCGGTGTCATATTTCCAGGCCGACCCACCGAAGCTACCGCCCCAGCGATTCGGTTCTGCACCAGGCGTGCCAGGTTCAAAGCCTTCACGTGCAGGTCTCCACCAATACCAGTCTGCATATGGTGAATTCTTGTCTCTGGAGGCTTGGAACCAGGCGTGTTCGTCAGAAGTGTGATTCACTACAAGGTCCATCACGATCTTGATGCCAAGCTCGTGGGCGCGTTCGATGAGCCTGTCCATATCCTCAAGCGTGCCGAACAGAGGATCGATATCGCGATAATCGGAAATGTCATACCCGTTGTCGTCCTGGGGGGAACGGTACACAGGGCTGAGCCATATCGCATCGATGCCAAGTTCTGCCAGATAATCCAAGCGAGAGATAATGCCTTGCAGATCTCCGTAACCGTCGCCGTTTCCATCTTGGAAGGATCGCGGATATATCTGATATACAACTGCATTGGCCCACCAGGGATTCATCGGAGCGCCATTGGTATGGATAGCATCAGGCACGTGATGACGTTGCCTTGTAGTCATAGTTTCACTTCATTCTCTGTAATATGCACGATTCACGCGAATTTGCGAATCGCCCGCGAACATGAAGCTGGGAGCGGCATCGGACCACTTGCGCTCCCAGTTTCATATCACTGTTTGGTTGTTGCTTGCCTTATGTCACTCGTTGAAGTTGTTGAGATTGACTCCCAGCTTCTTCATGCGCTTGACATAGGTGTTGTAGACCTGCTGTTCGATTTTCACGTTCTCGCTCAGATGGTTCTGGTTGAGCTTCGCAACGTAAGCGTCCCAGCCTGCGTCCACGCCGCCCTTGGTGACCCACTGGGAGAACTAGCTCATCGCATACTGTGCGTAATTGGTCGTGTTCGTGTCCATCGTGTCACTCTGGGTCTTGGTGGCAGGCATGTTCTGGTAGAGAATGTCCTTGTTGAAGTTGACGTTCTTGTAATCCTTGTCATACACGGCATCGACTGGCTTGACCTGTGCATCGAGAGTTGGAAGGTCGAGCTTCATGTCGGTGTTGATCCAGCCTGGAGCGGCATCGCCCAGTGCCTGATAGAACATCCAGTCGGATTCCTCATGACCCTTGGGTGCGTTGAGAATCTTGTAGTGGTTGGTTCCGAGCTTCTTGACGGCAGTTCCGAATGCGCCATAGCGTGCCTGAACGGACATGTCGGCCGAGTAGAAGGCATCGACGAACTTGAGAGCGGCTGTTTTCTGAGCGTCGGCCACCTTGGAAGACACCACGGCTGCATCGATCTTGTAGGCAAGGTCATCGCCGTTATACGACCACACTGGAGAGGTCTTCTGATTCGCACTCTGTTCAAGAGAAGGAATGGTCACGTATTGGTCGTAGTTGTCGGCTCCGAAAGTACCTGCAGGAGTCCACATCCATTCGAATCCGACTGTTGCGGTCTTGCCATTGCCCTTTGCGGTGCTGGTGAACTTTGACCAGTCATGCGTGAATGCCTCGGGAGAAATCACACCATCGTTCCACAGCTTGTTCATGTATTCGATCAAGGTCTTATAGCGAGTATCGGTCAGATAGTTCTTGACCTTGCCATTATCCACATACATGCCGAGAGGTCCGTTAGGAACGACGATTCCCATGCTCGAAAGCAGGACGTTCGGCTGGAAGAGCCAGAAATTATCGGTTCCTGGAGTATAGAAGTCCATAGGAATCTCATCGGCCTTGCCGTTGCCGTTAGGATCGTCGTTCTTGAAGGCGATCAGATCCTGCTCGAGCTCGGCCCATGTGGTCGGAACCTTGAGACCAAGCTTGTCGAGCCAGGTCTTGTTGATGAACATATGGTTGCTGGTCCTTGCCGTCACGGGACGCGCGACAACGGGGGTTCCATAGATCTTGCCGTCATAGGTCGTAGATACGACTTCTGAATAGGGGTCGGTCTTGAACATCTTCGATACATTCGGCATGCTCTTGAGCTCTGGCTTCAGGTCCATGAACAAGCTACCGTATGTGCTCATATCACCAGAGCCATAGCCGCCGATGGTAACGTCGGCGACATCACCTGAGGCGAGCGTCGCCTGCTTCTGGTTGGACCATGCGGCACTGCCGGTGTTGATCCAGTTGATATTGCAATCGCAGGCAGCCGCCAGTTGCTTCGTCCAACCCATTTTCTGCATTTTTTCTGCTCGTGCATCCAAAATGACCTGTACGTTGATGGTTGGCTTGCCGTTCTTTCCGGTCGCTGAACTGCCGCTGCCACCGCATGCGGACAGTGCAAACACCGCAACGCATGCCATGGCACCAAGTTTCAGAACCGCACTTTTTCTCTTCATGCGAAGTCTCCTCCTTGACCTTCGAATTCGCAACGCCATAGTTGCTGCCCATTCAGGCTCCCTACCCTCTTTAGGCTTGACTCAGTATAGGACTTGAGAAATTGTTTCGCAAGTTTTCCAGTTTCTTTCTGCGATTCTCCGTCAACATGCGGATTCTGCCCCATTTCAACTGAAGTCAGTTCAAAAAAATACGAGATATCGCAATCAAAGCGAAGTAAGAGTCAGCAAGTGTTTCTATTCTTTTCACGCCGTGCTGCATTCGAGAACAATGTCTGGCGAGAACAGTGTCCGGCGAGAACTGTGTCCGAACGGCGCCTCTTCATGTCATCGCAGGAGGTTGAAACGATAAGAGCCCAGCAGCATGCCTTCGAGGCGGAATCGCATATCGCAGTCGGTGCTTCGATGCACGCGATGTGACCATGTGCGCCATCGATCTGCATGGAGGCGCAGTCGCACGCCGCACCATCAGTTTTGAACCCTCTCCCCTGGATGAGGGATATTATGCCGAAGTCGACAGGGCGATAACCTCGTTCGCCCGTTCCATGGAATCAAGGAGCTATTCCGTTCCCATGCATGATGATCCATGATTCCGACGCGTCAGCGATGGCGGAGCTATGGCTCGACCACGTTGCCGCAGCCATGAAGAACATGAGCATGATGTTTGCCAGCGATGTGATTCTCGGAAGCGAGGCATCGCAATATCTCGATGACGCCATGTGAAGGAGCTAATACGGAGGGCACTCGCGAAGAGACCGTTCGTCGATGAATTCAACCTGAGATGCAGCCTTCGTCTGCGCGACCAAAGCATCGTCGCCGCTGCGCTGCGACTCGTATCGCCATACGTCGATCTGGTCTGCGGCACCCAGAGCGGCAAGTCACCTGCATGGCAGACTCAGGTGACTCGCAACCTTGGCCTCCCCATCGTCACATGATTCAGACGATCTGGCAGAACTCGATGATTTCCTTGTTCGGACCATGAATGTTGAAGTAACGAATGCCGTTGTCCCAGAACGATGGAATGCTTTGCACCTCTTTGTCGATCAGGTCCAGGCCAAGCGCCTTGGCATTTTCAAATGCAGCATCGATGTCCTTGCAGTCAAGGGCAAGATGGTTCCATGCTCCGTCCGCCATCTGCGATTCCTCGACCTCCCAGCTTTCCAAGGTGATATGCCCATATCGAAGGAACGCGCAGCGTGAATCGCCATTCCTGAACACTCCTGCGACTTCGAAGCCCATCACGTTCTTGTAGAATTCGATCGTCCCGTCCAGATCGGACGTTGGCAAGCCGACGTGCTGAACGTCGGTGGTGAATGTGGTCATTACTGTCATGATTCCTCACTTTTCCATTGCTGGATATGTTGATGCGGACGCTGGTTCCTTCGCCACAGGCCTAGGCCGCGATGGCACCACCGCAGCCGCATTCCAATGCCCTGACGAGCCCCATCGTATTCCCGATTGGAGATTCCTGCACGCCGCTTCGTCGGCATCAATCCTGAATCCTCACCACAACCTTCGAAACGCCGGAAATCTTTCCATCGAGAAAATCCTGCACCTGTTCGAGTCCAAGAACATGACCGATCAGCGGTTCAACGTCGGCCTTCCCCGAAGCGAGCAGAGCCATCGCATCCGAGAAGGAGAGCAGATCGATGAACGAACCCTGAATCGTCAGCTGCTTCCTATGGATGTCATAGGCATTCAT
Protein-coding sequences here:
- a CDS encoding ABC transporter substrate-binding protein, encoding MKRKSAVLKLGAMACVAVFALSACGGSGSSATGKNGKPTINVQVILDARAEKMQKMGWTKQLAAACDCNINWINTGSAAWSNQKQATLASGDVADVTIGGYGSGDMSTYGSLFMDLKPELKSMPNVSKMFKTDPYSEVVSTTYDGKIYGTPVVARPVTARTSNHMFINKTWLDKLGLKVPTTWAELEQDLIAFKNDDPNGNGKADEIPMDFYTPGTDNFWLFQPNVLLSSMGIVVPNGPLGMYVDNGKVKNYLTDTRYKTLIEYMNKLWNDGVISPEAFTHDWSKFTSTAKGNGKTATVGFEWMWTPAGTFGADNYDQYVTIPSLEQSANQKTSPVWSYNGDDLAYKIDAAVVSSKVADAQKTAALKFVDAFYSADMSVQARYGAFGTAVKKLGTNHYKILNAPKGHEESDWMFYQALGDAAPGWINTDMKLDLPTLDAQVKPVDAVYDKDYKNVNFNKDILYQNMPATKTQSDTMDTNTTNYAQYAMS
- a CDS encoding VOC family protein produces the protein MTTFTTDVQHVGLPTSDLDGTIEFYKNVMGFEVAGVFRNGDSRCAFLRYGHITLESWEVEESQMADGAWNHLALDCKDIDAAFENAKALGLDLIDKEVQSIPSFWDNGIRYFNIHGPNKEIIEFCQIV
- a CDS encoding alpha-glucosidase: MTTRQRHHVPDAIHTNGAPMNPWWANAVVYQIYPRSFQDGNGDGYGDLQGIISRLDYLAELGIDAIWLSPVYRSPQDDNGYDISDYRDIDPLFGTLEDMDRLIERAHELGIKIVMDLVVNHTSDEHAWFQASRDKNSPYADWYWWRPAREGFEPGTPGAEPNRWGGSFGGSAWKYDTERGEYYLHTFSKKQPDLNWENPKVRHAVYDMMNWWLDRGIDGFRMDVITLISKRIDDEGHLPGESHGAIQDLPVGEEGYSSPWPFSMDGPRLDEFLKEMRHEVFEGRTGYLTVGEGQGISSKRNESITDPANRELDMIFLFDHVGVDQDGSKWGMTKLELPRLKRAMIEQQEAVHSKGWASLYFNNHDQPRALSRWGDTSTPQLRVKSAKALGLLLHMHRGTPYVYQGEEIGMTNAGFTKLDQYQDLESINAFHQRVDEAKLQDADSMMASLGQASRDNARTPMQWDSSTFAGFTSPEGSAKPWLSVNPNASDINVEAEKTDPDSVFNFYRRLIELRHGDDAIAAGDFSPLDIDDDQVYAFTRSLEDRTLLCIINVSSHNAVIPSQSARLLRGDFAAERLVIANSDVDELRQTMHEGQLAPWSAFVYQI